From Ananas comosus cultivar F153 linkage group 8, ASM154086v1, whole genome shotgun sequence, one genomic window encodes:
- the LOC109714116 gene encoding uncharacterized protein LOC109714116 encodes MGSLLPFDGERPKFAQLYICDTENEVGNRMKAFDNVDELRNIDRDLIQRLIEMFDDKNELVKVFRMARDRFRETDYMPIRLRLIGNRGENMAQYNPPAASEIAGLIVDDLGSADRQRDIVVEYKTKNLKRISDLHPSFMAMQYPILFPYGEDGFRIGIKYNESSQRKIGCRKHVTMREFYAYRMHNRLEEGRTLISGGKLFQQYIVDAFSCVEEERLDYIRKNQSDLRSEIYRGIKDAVVAGDVDGDAIDRPDIVCRVFKIKVDALMAEIKQGVFFGNTIADLYTIEFQKRGLPHVHILVWLHADNKLPTPTDIDSIISAEIPDKNIDPIGYATVTKFMIHGPCGQANSKAPCMKKGQCSKHFPKEFRVETSFDENGFAIYRRRNDERYATKNGIDLDNRYVVPHHLQLIVRYQAHINVEWCNKSMLIKYLFKYINKGPDRMRAVIEDSCLTTEVNSKKQYDGLDEIKRFLDCRYLSAYEAIWRLFEFDIHHREPTVERLTIHMQFMNNVVYHEGVNLLNVVNRCNIEKTMFTEWMAMNRIYDDARELTYVEFPKKWVWHPSDKFWSRRKRGNRIGRIVYIHPNSGELNFMRMLLNKVRGPRNFDEIRTVNGILYETFRAACDALGLLGDDLEWHQALNEASYWSSALDLRQLFVSIIMFCEVSDPTKLFNDFWKLMADNITYRLKEVLRISSLKIPQEELQNYVLYELEVLFNKNGSSLSQFKLPIPNRLLIEDIGNRLLREEMDYDTDALRNEHETLYNGLNTEQLAVYRSVLASVYENKGGVFFVYGHGGTGKTYLWQTIIAKLRSEAEIVLAVASSGIASLLLPGGRTAHSRFKIPIKLACLQVDSRGSPGTELEFAL; translated from the exons ATGGGTTCGTTACTTCCGTTTGACGGAGAACGACCTAAATTTGCTCAGTTATATATTTGCGATACTGAAAATGAGGTTGGTAACAGAATGAAAGCATTCGATAATGTTGACGAGCTTCGAAACATTGATAGAGATTTGATTCAACGTCTCATAGAAATGTTTGATGATAAAAATGAATTAGTAAAAGTGTTTCGAATGGCAAGAGATCGATTTAGAGAAACTGATTATATGCCTATTCGCTTGAGACTGATTGGAAATCGTGGTGAAAATATGGCGCAGTATAATCCTCCAGCAGCTTCTGAAATTGCCGGCTTAATAGTGGATGATTTGGGCTCTGCTGACCGACAACGAGATATTGTCGTGGAGTATAAGACAAAGAATTTAAAACGGATTAGTGATTTACATCCTTCTTTTATGGCCATGCAATATCCCATTTTATTTCCATATGGTGAAGATGGTTTCAGAATAGGCATAAAATATAATGAGTCATCACAAAGAAAAATAGGTTGCAGGAAACATGTTACAATGCGTGAGTTTTATGCCTATAGGATGCACAATAGATTAGAGGAAGGAAGGACTCTAATCAGTGGAGGCAAACTTTTTCAGCAATATATTGTTGATGCTTTTTCGTGTGTTGAAGAAGAACGACTTgattatattagaaaaaatcAATCAGATTTGCGATCGGAAATCTATAGAGGTATAAAAGATGCTGTTGTTGCAGGTGATGTCGACGGCGATGCtattg ATCGTCCTGACATCGTCTGCAGAGTTTTCAAGATAAAAGTTGATGCATTGATGGCGGAAATTAAACAAGGTGTATTTTTTGGAAATACCATTGCTG atTTATATACGATCGAATTTCAAAAAAGAGGCCTTCCACATGTTCATATTTTGGTGTGGCTTCACGCAGATAATAAGCTACCAACACCTACGGATATTGATTCGATTATTTCTGCAGAAATTCCTGATAAAAATATTGACCCGATTGGATATGCAACCGTTACAAAGTTTATGATTCATGGCCCATGTGGACAAGCAAATTCTAAAGCGCCATGCATGAAAAAAGGTCAATGTTCCAAGCATTTTCCAAAAGAATTTCGAGTAGAGACATCTTTTGATGAAAATGGGTTTGCTATTTATAGaagaagaaatgatgaaagataTGCTACAAAAAATGGAATTGATCTTGACAACAGATATGTTGTGCCTCACCATTTACAGTTAATTGTCAGGTATCAAGCACATATAAATGTTGAGTGGTGTAACAAATCGATGCTTATTAAATATTTGTTTAAGTATATAAACAAAGGCCCAGATAGAATGCGGGCAGTGATCGAAGATAGTTGTTTAACAACCGAAGTAAATTCCAAGAAACAATATGACGGTCTTGATGAAATAAAAAGGTTTTTAGATTGCAGATATTTATCGGCATATGAAGCTATCTGGAgattatttgaatttgatataCATCATAGAGAACCTACAGTAGAACGATTAACAATTCACATGCAGTTTATGAATAATGTCGTGTATCATGAAGGAGTAAATTTACTTAATGTTGTGAATCGATGCAATATCGAAAAAACTATGTTTACAGAATGGATGGCAATGAATAGAATCTATGATGATGCCCGTGAATTAACCTATGTAGAATTTCCTAAAAAATGGGTATGGCATCCTTCTGACAAATTTTGGTCGAGACGAAAAAGAGGAAATCGTATAGGAAGGATTGTGTACATTCATCCGAATTCTGGTGAACTTAATTTTATGAGAATGCTCTTAAATAAAGTTAGGGGGCCTAGAAATTTTGATGAAATCAGAACCGTCAATGGTATTCTCTATGAAACATTTCGTGCTGCTTGTGATGCACTTGGTTTGCTCGGTGATGATTTAGAATGGCATCAGGCATTAAATGAAGCATCTTATTGGTCGTCCGCTTTAGACTTGAGGCAGCTATTTGTTTCGATAATAATGTTTTGTGAGGTATCGGATCCAACAAAATTGTTTAACGATTTTTGGAAATTAATGGCTGATAATATTACATATAGATTAAAAGAAGTTTTAAGAATTTCCAGCCTTAAAATACCACAGGAGGAATTGCaaaattatgtattatatgaaTTGGAAGTATTATTCAACAAAAATggcagctctctctctcagttcaAGCTTCCTATTCCGAACCGATTGCTTATAGAAGACATAGGCAATAGACTTTTGAGAGAAGAGATGGATTACGACACAGATGCATTGAGAAATGAACACGAAACCCTATACAATGGTTTAAATACTGAGCAGTTAGCGGTGTATCGTTCTGTTTTGGCATCCGTTTATGAAAATAAAGGAGGTGTGTTTTTTGTTTACGGCCATGGGGGAACAGGAAAAACATATCTCTGGCAAACAATAATAGCAAAGCTTCGTTCTGAAGCTGAAATAGTTTTGGCTGTGGCTTCATCAGGAATTGCATCGCTTTTACTTCCCGGAGGTCGGACAGCACATTCCAGATTTAAAATACCAATTAAGCTTGCATGCCTGCAGGTCGACTCTAGAGGATCCCCGGGTACCGAGCTCGAATTCGCCCTATAG